Part of the Phycodurus eques isolate BA_2022a chromosome 3, UOR_Pequ_1.1, whole genome shotgun sequence genome, TACAGCTAAGTTTTCCGGTTCCCTTCACAATACAAACTATCTTCTAAACAAACCTCGTTTTACTGCTTAGTGGAAACAATTCTATGAGAACAGTCTGAGGAAATGACTGACCTCTCCACCAGGCTGCTCAGGAGCTGCTGAATCTTGTCCATTACTTCTTTCATGCATGTCATTTTTTTGAAAGAGTCTTCATCACTGAGAGACTAAAATCAGGTCATTAACATCGACAGTGCGCATCAATTACACGTTCCACTGTTACCTGAGGGGCTCCGGTGGGGGTGACGGGAGAGTCGTCCATGCCGAGGGATAGATTCTTCAGACGTGTCGCGCACGGAGAGCCTAAGTCTCTCGCCAGCTCGGTCAACGGGAAGAGTTGAAGGTCCCTGACGGTGATCAATCCCAGTACTTGGAGCCTTTTGGCCGTTTGGTGTCCAACCCCTGAAGATACACAACGTTGACGAATGCCGTTAGCTGATTTTTACACTAACATGACAgttaaacacttttaaaatattACGTTGTAGTATGTCTAATGCAGCCAATTTCGCATCTTTGTCATCAAGGCTAATACCTGGTATCTTACGGAGGCCGCTCAGGCTGCCCATGATGTCATCAACGTTCTCCGGCAGCAGTGTGGTTTGCTGGTTGGGCTTGAAGGTGCCTGACACCAACTTGGCCAGCAGCTTGCTGGTGGCGACACCAGCGCAACCGGTGAGGCCCAGTTTAGCGTGGATGGCTTCCCTCAGCTCGGCGGCGATGTGCGACCCTAACGCCAACTCTGGATGATTATTGGCTTTAGCCTCTGCGACTTCTCCTGTACATAAAAAAAGCatcacatttttgaaaaagaggTACAGTAAACACCCAGTCCAAGCCCTGTCCCCATAAAAGgcttataattgcctataggaattgttcaaattgtaAATTACCACCAACTATGATCTCAAAACACTATAATAttgtttcaaactcatcttgcaACATtagccttaaaaataaattgtttacagaggatttgatttggaaaaaaatgcactttaagTGTGCGTGCACATGCAAATGCGGCAAAACCTCTCTGTAACTGCcattaacaacccaggctaaacttagctcctccccaacatacaaagcttgtctcttcgtagcaatgtatcacttcaacatacttcgtTGACACaaattcctatttagacagaCCTTTGGCTACATCTTTTAGAATCTTAGGGCGTTGTAGAAAGAGCACAACAAACAGTATTAAGTGAGCAAATGGCTGGAGACAagatacacacaaaaaacaattatctagGTAAATACGTGAATAGTGAGTAAGTGTAACTAGTTTCACAGTTTGTGTCAAGCCTTACTTGAAGTGCTATAGACGTGGCCTTCAAATGAGAAGTCTGGCGTGCATGGCAGCCGGTTCGCTATCATCTCTGTGATGTCCACGAAGTTCTCATCGAAGCCAAGCCTCTCGACCAATGGACAGAAGGACAGCAGAAGATCTTGTAGGaaggagaaaaaggaaaagcaaaGCGAGGAAACATTAACAAGcacttacagtacatgcacAGGGCTTTGTGTAATGTTTGTTATAAAGCCATTCATGATCCCAGCTCGTTGCAACAAAGCATACACTAACTCAGTATTTTCGCTCATCCTATTTGAATTGTCACTCAATGAACACTAAATATGGTACAGCAATCCCCCACTTTTGCGGTACACTATTCACCAATTCACctattgcatttttgttgttgttgaacctATCCCTagctattcactgaaaaactaaaTTTTGTAGTTTTCAGCACTTTCTGAACCATTCTAAAATACCACAAGAGagcaccaaagccctgtctaaataggaattggtgtcaaggaagtatgttgaagtgaaacCTCTCCATTGAAAGACGAGCTTTGAAAGTTTGGGAAAAGctcagtttagcctgggttgttgcTTCCGACTGGAGTTTCGTGTTGACCTTTGAAAACTGATGTCGGGGGCAAAATTTTTGGGACccataatataaaatgtttaccAAGAAACACGCACATGCTAAAATCAGTGCGTTTTCAGAAATTTTAGGCCCGTCAAAAAGTTTATTAATTTGTCTGAAGAATAATTATAAACACAAACTAATGAAGCAGCTGTTGCAAAATCAAAAATTTGCATTGAATCTTGAGCTTCGGTATCCGACTAGATGTGCGGCATACCTGTCACTTGATAGGACATTTCTCTGTAGTGCGTCAGGTCTTCTCCTTTCACCAGCACCAGTTGAGGACATTTCTCCCTGGCGTTGGTGACGGACATCAGCTTGGTGACACCCTGCTGCCTCGCCACATAGTTGCATGTAACTATGATGTACTTCTGCTGGATACCTGATGGGATCAGAACCATTTTAAGGGGACCTCTTGtttaaaagtgactttttactagcttgtatacaaattgtttggtctctggagtgcaagtgaaaagtgaaattacacaaccaagtaaatctttagtGAGCTGCCAAGTTGGCAAAATGTGTCTGAGCAACCCATTCTAAATGTTGCCTAATTATATTCCCATCCCCACACATTctctgttattcactgaaaaactcccctattcactgtttttatactttttctgaaacaccctaaaatgccacaagatggcacaaaGGCCAGTCTAAATAAGAAAGCAGTATTGTACAACCATTTTACaggaaaatatttaaacatgttaacactacaagtcgtttggtaatgacatgcaataaaaatattatgtgacttaagggtacaaatgaggaaaaaaaacttcctcttccagttatcaaaatgtctgacttcaaTTTGCCCtagcatgtgcttgagtgacaaaacaaaatgacacagggaattaaaaaatacaattttgaataaacttgattgatctgaaaatggtcaatgtggcggtaatgaaagcaactttaagggacagacatatcttagtaaaaataaaagacagaattttaaatgttttgtatatatgatgagaaatcattaattctattatattttaaaggaatttattgtaaaagttacaccattttagcattttctactagaaagatagagcttcatatatccaaaccctgtgctagggacagggtgaaaactgtaaaatgcCACCATAAAACCactcaaaaaatgtcaaaatatactaatattaacatgaaattttagacaacaGTCATAATTAGGCACgcccactgctggttattgaaaacatctatttaaatgtattttttctttaaattttacatcaaggacacaaaaGGCCCGTAATCAAACAcccaattataaacattttagcGGGGTTCCTCAATTATTCGCGGTTTATCACTCGCTGTATGTGGCAGGACGAGGGGCCTcctgtacaaaaggtgcgtacgcacaaaaacgtggcgtccgttgtttttcacggcaaagttcagatgtatcaagagtgacatgacagtgtaaatgtgcggtgcctcacgccaactgcatggctgccgtacgcacgtttctgcagcttttggtgctttggcgacagagttgatgctgggaaactgttctcataaatctgcacaccagagacacatgaataattagcactgatgcaaaattcatgcccggcaacatttgatttcaacaagcaattaattgaggcaaggactgagaattaatttgttaaccagtgtatttaatgaaccactgatatttgcgaggacacctattaattgatcgaggcgatcatttatgtcgcctattgccctcacaattgcttcgtgactccagcacatgcactggagggaaaaaataatttgaatttacttcattagaacatgtacatcggttgtacatgattaaaatgtgtttaaattgacataatttacccctcttctcctaataaaattaaataaattttgtCAGTGCACGTGTCctctataaaaataataaattgagtaatcaaaaaagtcaaagtttttgatatcttctttgatatgctgacgtacttctatttgaattcaaaagatttattacaaataccacacatacaacatttacgcatgaacctttatctcacagggttgagtgtaggttactgtatgaacacatttgttatgagttctaaaaaatacatgatattaaacttgtggggtgatcatagtcagccacgtcctcccatcacccctgagagagcagcgtcatcCACGATCACAGCGACTCTCTCCTCGGacgggtgaggccctccgcgccggttcttccgcctttttttggccacactttagcagtgggcagctgtcctctgcttcacatccaccttaatgtttgaccatctcttttttagttcagcatgTGTGCGCTATTTTGTCttcacagcattgacagccgcacacgcgctgtctCATCCGCTCCTCTTTTGCATGTTGTTAACGCCGTCGGACAgtgtgccaaagaggattttcttgcatgcctccacttcattgagcaacttctcattcagaaaaaaatatttgtcttcattACCTTGttaatgttcctttttttctgataatGCAAAGATCGGCataggtgcagggttcatttaaatatgatttgcatattcaaatgtgggcgtggacagaaatgcgctcatttccacgtggattggaatgtacgaaggaaatctGCTTGGATTCACGAGTACGcggagtttcatacatctgaatatttttgtgcatacgatgttttctggatttgagcgtacgccatgttttaggaggaaatccacgcaagtctttgtacatgagacCCCTGGTCCCAATTCCCCATAAATAACAGCAGATCACTGCACAGGgaagcactatcatgtcaaagccaaagattttttttcaactggaGGGCATGGAATGTGGgggtatttttgtttggtgatgtgccTTCTGCATTCGCCGCCCCATACACAAATCCACTACACTAATTGAGCAGTGTAATTCATCTGTTTGGTGTTGAACTGTTGCTTGCTGTACAAATACAATGCATGCGTCTTAAACAGGGGTGCAGTTCACACTAGCCTTTTTTCTTACACTTCGGGCTAAACAAGTAGTTCCGTCCCAGGTCGACTCGACATGGTAATGAAAACAGTACTCCGGGTCGGCACCACAGTAAAGGAGGGCGGGTTTGGCTTATTTGCATTAACAGGATCGCCCCCTTAAAAGCTGctaattttgatgaaagcatgacAAAGATATGTTGCCAAAACACCaaggaaatgttttaaatgggtGGTGGGGGGATGCATAACATGtcttgtattgtattgtgttttgtttggtgttATTTGACAAATAAAAGACAGGTTACCTAGAGGGACATCTCTCAATGCTGGGTTCCGGATCATTTCCACCTGAGCATAGAAGCAATCCAGGtcaaaatgcaaaatgactttgtgtgCAGGTGCCGGCGTCTTATTGGGGCTCGATCCTGAAATTGTCATACAAATATCACGTACacggaagcatttttttttggtatcgAAATTACGATTATTGTAGTTTTAATTAGTTGTTTGTTGTGATGTTACATTACCAGAAACTCGACTGGTAAGCGGCGAATCCATCAAGTGTTGTTTCCACTCGGTTTCGTCCTCTTCTATGTCATCCTCGCTGCTTTCCATTGCAAAAATTGTGAGTTATATTAGTCTaaagtttgcaaatgtttttgctaGCTGTTAGCAGGGGAGCGTAACATACCACAGAGCAAGAAACTAATGTCGCGCTCAAAAACAGCGCCGTCTTTCGACAGGAGGGCTTTACTACAAAGCAATTAACAAAACGGACCTGACTTTCTGGTAACACAATTGAAACCGTGTAAGCGTTTTAACAACAACATATTAGATCTCATAATCTGTAAATTAACTTTTTTACCCTGCCGTCCACCGTGCACCGAAGGCTATATAATTCAGACTGGCGGCAACGTGGGTCCTGGTCCCGGATTCGCcagtccccccaccccctccaccaCCCCGGCCGAGTGGTCGATCAGCGATGTTCCCGTCGTCTGGCCTCTTCGCCTGGCTGCCCTGTCCTTTCCCCCAGCGCTGCTGCAAACGACCCCATTGCTGGTATAAACATGCCGAAGACGGGCGACGTTTGCTTGGGTACACTTCGCAGTCTTCTTCGTCTTGGTCGTCATTATCGCCGGTCGACGTAACAGGTGAGCGGCAGGTGTGCGCTTAGTCTGACGCgttaattttgtcatttttaaacgatttgggattaaaaaataaaataagaaaacagtTGGCTGTAACgaagttaaacattttaaaaattcggATTCCATTTATTGCGTTTGgctgaggacaaaaaaaaaatacaaaatgaagctGAATTGGTGGTCAAGCAAGGTTTCCCTAAAcgtgttaaaataatttttggattGCTACAAAAGTAcgctttggtttttaaatgtgtacttAAGTTAACCAACGCCCATTAGTAATGTTTTGTCAACTTAATGATTATATTAATTGGCGAATCTGCGGCTTGTTTTAGCAAGTGTCACAAACTATAAGGAAACCCCCTTTATCACGGGGTTACGTTCGAGACCCACTCGTGATGAGTAAAAAGCCGCGATATAGGACGAGACCATATGAAAAAATGTTCTGTAATTTTACACCTCCCACACTCTTTACTCATTTAAACTTATTGTAATGACCTTGTATGTGGTCAAGGATGACACAGTCGCTGATGTACTTTCAAGTGCTTCATTCTCACTAGCGGTAACTCAATATGTTACTACATCCAGAAAACCAgccaccattttctttccatttcgctGTGCGCCAAAATTGTGCTTTCTCATTGTATTTTCCGCAAGGTAATCCTTGTTCTTTTCCATTGTATGACGTTGTTGGGGAAATGACTTTAGcacctcatttttaattttttcaaattgttttacattttcaagtcagataagattttctgtggttctcACAAAGATTAAAGTGTTCCTCCATTTTGCTGTCTAAAATCATGCATTCATAGGATTCCGACATGATTGAAAACTATATGGATGTGATGAACTTTGTTTTCGGTAAAGTTCGTAGTAAATCTGATGCATCGCTTGCGCTCGGTGTGGCCTGGAATAAGATGGTCCGAGCAGACGCCaccattgaaaaatctgaaaatggcctgTTTAAACATATCTTCGTCTCAACTAATAAGAAACATACTGGCATTTTTATCCCTAAGAGTCATGGTTTCGGTCACACATTTcctattcatttacattttctaCATTTGGACCGAATGGTGAGAAGTGGCGTAAGATTCTTAATTCTTATCTGATTCTTATATACTAAggcttattttattcatatttaaaatcgCTATCCAATGATATCCTCTATTTTGATATAAAGGCGGTTTGAAATTTTTAGGAACATTCATACAGAGAATGCACATTCATACAAGAGCTGCTATTGGCCACAAGTCACGCCCAGGCAGTCCACACTCAACCAGTGTTCAAGATTAAATGTCCCTTTGCTCCTTTATCTTTGCTGATGTGACAACTACCAATTACCAGGCCCCGCTGTTAACAGCCCACATGCAGTTACAGATATTACGTCattaaaacatgctttttaaagtattcccaAGTGTCTGTTCTCTCTCTTGTATAGCATCACTCTGAGGGAAAGAAAAGTGCTCCAAAAATGCTCGTTCAGTTGTTCAAATAAGGTGTGCTTGCGTCAAGCTTTGTCACGCCCATTTCAAGATTACTGTAAaattgacacataaaacaaaataattataaacATTGGTTTTAAATACCAACATGATAAACCAAATTATATAATTTTGTCTAACTAAAATTGACTATGCAATTATCagccttcaaacaactgctactttaacaaaGCTTTGGACCAGCCAtgcattaaattttattttattttttttctctatatagacacacacacgcacacatctgtacttctacttaagaaCAGCGTGCGAGTAATTTCCCATCTCTGATTCCCAGTATCGTGTGCGACGCAAGTTGTACTCGACGCCAGAGATGAGTCCTTCCAAGAGCTCGAGCGCATCAACAAGAAGATCGAAACGGCCAAGTACGAAGTAGAGCAGGAGCGAAGGCGGTTGTCACGGTACCGTGCCGCAGACGTCGCTCCCACTGAGGCAGAAGGCGAAAATGCAAATAAAGGTTGGTGTGGACCTGGTATCAAAGCGCCCTCCCAATCCGGGAAGTATGTGCTTGACAATTCCAAGCCAAGGACCGACTTGGAATACGACCCCATGTCCAACTTCACAGCCGAATTCAGGTCCTACAAGTCGTCTGGTAATGAGCTAAAAGGGAAGAGTGTGCACCAGGGTGAAAGAAAAAACCCAGTCAGCCATCAGGTGGTGCAATGCTGCCCTCCTACCCCTAAGACACAAGATGACTCCTACGATGACAGCATACTGATAATTGACATACCAGCCTCGCCTGACAGGAAGTCTCCTCAAGATCGCTGTGATCCCGCTACTCGCATGAGACCAGAGCAGGaggttgatttattttatttttttctggattaCCTACTGACACACACCTACCTACTatacacatttacacctacttGCCTACCTAAATGGACACCTTCCTACAGACCAAAACTACCTTCCTatatgcgcgcacacacacacacacacacacacacacacccacccctTATCTGCACACTGTAcaaattcacacacaccaaactcCCAACATGCCTACCTATACACTCACACCTACTACCATccacacatacatgcatgccTACCTATACACTTAAATGtgcacacttgcacacacatttacctacacacacgcacacttatcTAGCTACCTGATTACCTTCCTAGTCTCGCAGTGTTGTTTTGTCtaaatcagtggttcttaaccttgatGGAGGTACTGAACCCTGCAAGTGTCATATGTGCAGTCACCAAACTATTtgtatttggggaaaaaaaaaaaattaaagcttGGGCACAATCATATCAGTGCCTAAAATAAACCATGTATCTGTTGTACACAATAACTTTGTTCAAAGAACAAACCCAACAAATCACGAATTTCACTCAAAAATTAAAAACCTAACTCAATGGATATTTACTAGTCATGTAACAATAGTCACGAAATGAAAAGTGGCTCGATATCGTCGTGGTCTTGTCTCTGTATAAAATAATAAGCTGTTGAGTTTAAAATTTAGTTTTGGGATGGCTATACGTAGCCACACTGCTTAGCAAGGCTGCTAGACTACAGCGCCCCACTTCCTCATTAAGAATATAAATGCACCCGATTGGACCCATGTGACAACGTCACAAAAGtgcactgattggctgactggctCACGTGACCAAAAGGCTGCATTGGGAGGGATGCAGAAGCAACTCTGTGCCCCGAGTCCCTCCCAAGGCTACAGTGTAGCCGCTATGACGGTCGCGTCGCAATCgatcgggcgagaggcgcctTGTTGTTTGCGGCGGCCTCCGTCCCAGCAAACTCTGAGCAACGGGCCGGCATCGGCTGCTAGTGgacctccacttggggaagtcTCATCCCGGCCCGTGGCGGGCGTCACTGGGAAGCCCCACTAGCTGGCCCTCCGCGGGCTGGCACCTCCGCTCCCCCTCGAAGAGATGATCCGCCAAATTAATTAAGCATATTGTAACAACAGCACTCTTTAGTGGTATACTAGTGAGTGTTTAGCTCAAGAAcatcacagagagagagagagagagagagagaataacgATTCTGACTCCCCATTACACCATATCCCTCTGCCAATACATTACAGTAGTCccaaatatgaaataatgaaatgggtccactccatacaaatacagatatcaatgcaaaaatatgaCTTACTTCCCTCGCTTCAAATTAAATGTCCACATTTCGAATGAAAACATATTCcagaggctgctcagaaaaatGAATCATCCTACAATATCACTTTGctgaggaaaagaaactaagcATTCTTATGCCTTTAAGAGTGCTCCTGCATTTGACTtcacttgaatttttggactcaagcaCAGAAATCACTGTTAGGCAATATCCCGCACCAATAATACTGTTTTGGAGGTAGAGTAtatgaatgtaaatatttgatGGATGGGGATAGAAATACACGGTAATATGATTTGAAGCTGTATTTTTCACAGAAACCTGTGGGAAAATGGAAATAAACTACTAAAACCTATTGAGAAGGACTCTGCATGAGTCaagaagagcaagaaaaagaTTTTCCGTTTCTCCTTTCGCCTCTTTTCCCTACCTGTACCATTAATCTTACTGCAATACCGTGAGTCTTCTTGGAATACGGTGAGCTTTCCTACTATATAGCAATAATTATAGTACCGTGAGATTAATACCGTTTTAAAACTGAACTGTGAGATGTAGATATTGTTACATCCCTAATATTTACTGCAAACTATGTAACCTTTGCTGTGCATTGCAGAGGTAAGTTTAGAATTTCTCAACTTCACCTCGGGTCTCTCCAAGGCTTTCTACAACTTTGTGATGTGAAAAAGCTGAGAGCCTTGTTGTTTTTAAGGCTTGTCACGACTCATACGAGTGGGGAGAACTGAATGGACACGCATGCGCACAGTATGTGTTTATCTTGACCCCCCCACTGAATCCCTGAGACTGACTTGTCGCGATTGAACCaaggttgagaaccactggtctaaaTGAAGGCCTTGATTAGCCTTAAGAATTACACTCAATTGTTCAATTTGTTATTCAAAGGTCAAACATTGAGCCTTCCTGTTTAGGGAATGAATTGTTAAATTGGCTGAAAGTGGCCTTCAAAACGCTCTTGAATACACTTACATTTCGCATCCTCCATCCTGCAGATGGCCTGGAACGACGACTGTGACGCATCTGCAAGTGTGATTGACCTGACAGAGTGTGTGGAAGGCCTCGACGGAAAGTGTCCCGATTCGGAAGTTGGTTGTTTTCAGCCTGCTGAATTTGAAATTGACCAAGATAACAATTTGGACGACGATGACAAGTCTGTTTGTGTCGAGATTACACGGCAAACCACAGAGTGCCATCCAATCCAGAAAAAGCACTGCACTACACCTGACAGCCATCAGGAGCCAGCAGAGGCCTTCCCAGGCACCAGCCACCTCCAGCCCGAAATCGGCTCATCTCCCAAGGAGCTTCTTTCTTGGAAAGCGGGCAACGATGCCGTCATCGTCATCGGTTCCAGCTCCGACGAGGATGAAGAACAAGAAGAGCTGGACATGGAGCTCTCTGACGGCGACCCTATGGAGGAGTGCTATCGCATCTTCATGGAAGCCAACAACGAGGAGAGCAGCAGCCAGGAGCAGCCAGAGGTGCCTGTAAGTTTGAACCAGATcccctgcaataggtgaaaatctcaGATGTAGCGGGCGGCAGTAGGTGAAACATGATAAAGCTGGGGACCTCAAGAAAAACTCTAACTCCTGTTGCTGTTGCTAGATGGAACCTATGGATGTGGCGAAACCTGACATTCCCAGCGTCAAACCGCAAGAACTGCCTGCAAAGAGGAGGATTGCGCCATGATTCCAAAGATGCAGAGGTTGTACCGTACACATGCTTGcttattcaactttttttgttttctaaaactCCACAAGAGCCCTGTCCAAATAGGGAAGTAGTGACATCAAGCAAGTATGTTAACGTCGATCTCAACTAGTGAACGAGCGTTGCATGTCCGGTTTATTATTGTTAAGCTGTTTACGTTTAAGGGTcctgtaatttaaaatgagaTGAACCGTTTGgaggcatatactgtacaaaaatgtaaacgcaacactttgattcttgctcccatttttcatgagctgaactcaGACTTATTTTTCATagatctgtctaaatctgtgttagtgagtgTTTCTCCTTTGCTGAAAAAGTTCATCCCCCTCACAGGTTTGGCATATCAAGATATTTGACTAGagagcatgattattgcactgTTGTGCCTTATGGCCTGTTCACACTGTACTTGGTTTTCTTCGTGTTCACCGAGGGGAGACTTGCAAGGACCACAGCTCCCTGCTGCAAACTAGCCCATATTTGGACGAGAATGTATAGCAGAAAACCAGGAAGTAACGGTGGCTATTCCCGCTTGTTGGTCCATTGTTATTAGCTCTCTGAAATGACTCTGGCAGCCACTGTTCTATTGGATGCGCATTTTGATGTGACCGTGATGCCGCTCTCGAATTCAACGTTGCTCCCACTCCCACTTTGCGTGTCGCCCTGCAATGCGACACTGCATTCAGTCCTTGTGCCCtctcagcacatacacaatgaatgggttcgTCGACGGTGCGTtgctaagtgcagtgtgaaaaggcctttaggcctggtacacacacacaaataatcgGGCTGCTTTTGTCATCTTTCCGACCAAGGACGACAAACGTcaatttatattgttttataaaGATTATCCTGTGCGCCGAGTTGTTTTGAGAGTAAATATGTCCCCATAATAGGGCCAGAAACAGGTTGGGGCTGACAATCTCagcatcatctttatttgcaaagtatgtcaaaaacacacaaggaatttgtctccggtagttggagccgctctagtacgacaacagacagtcaattgacagagaatacttttgagacataaagacataaaaaacccagtcactgagcagtaaaagtATACcaataatgtggtaatgctggtacgtttttttgtgacaatgtgcaaaaaaatgcaaagttctctagcaattagagcagtttgaaatgacaattgGAACAATAGTCGGGTGtgatgaccattgtgcaaagggcgcagagacttcaggaaatgtgtgcagtttaaagtaactagtagtgtgataatctgggacaatgtcaattgtgcaaatgttgcagatgctactcaggcacatgagtggccattattggttaacaacaaatatgcaaatagtgcagcgtggcgagactgctgaagtgagtgcacaagtaatgtataattggcccgacagagatgtgacaacaaactcaagacaaaattggcagcatgttgcaatggaattgtaagttaactgtttaagaagttaatggcaaggcggaagaagctgttggaatgtctgcttgttttgtgattgactgtgatggatgaacacaggactgattcaatgacgactgtgtagaactgcctcaacagcgcCAATGGCAGGCTGTgtttcctcagaagctgcaggaagtaaatcctctgctgggcctttttgaggatggattTGATGTTGATTtctcacttcaggtcctgagtgactgtaattcccaggaacaggaactattttcaatatttatgaccaaaaaTATTCGTGTGTGGAGAAAGCAGACTACTCCTGTGTCATGAATCTGttaattgtgatgtgaaatggaatgcagccaatcaagaagcaacCTGTTACCCAAGGAACAAGGAAGCGGGTGTAAACAAAAACGTGCTACCCAATGACTTATTTTGTAAAAGTGCATTCACCAGACTGCAATTTTCCATTGCAAGTCTTTATTAAGAGAAGACCTCATCATTCTGCAAGACTCCCACTTCCGGGCCCTTCGGCTACAGTCGGGAAACATCTGTGTAACATATTCGGTAGCTTTTAAAGTCAAACAGTCACAGTAAAAGAATAACAGTAAAATCACAGTTATGTCAGACCTGAAACACACAGTCCAATGCACCTCAGAAATGTTGGACC contains:
- the poli gene encoding DNA polymerase iota isoform X1: MESSEDDIEEDETEWKQHLMDSPLTSRVSGSSPNKTPAPAHKVILHFDLDCFYAQVEMIRNPALRDVPLGIQQKYIIVTCNYVARQQGVTKLMSVTNAREKCPQLVLVKGEDLTHYREMSYQVTDLLLSFCPLVERLGFDENFVDITEMIANRLPCTPDFSFEGHVYSTSREVAEAKANNHPELALGSHIAAELREAIHAKLGLTGCAGVATSKLLAKLVSGTFKPNQQTTLLPENVDDIMGSLSGLRKIPGVGHQTAKRLQVLGLITVRDLQLFPLTELARDLGSPCATRLKNLSLGMDDSPVTPTGAPQSLSDEDSFKKMTCMKEVMDKIQQLLSSLVERMRKDGRQPQTFRLSVRKYSASNKWYSRESRQCPIPNHVKQKITSASSDDTPAVLLSLAMNLFSKMVDTAAPFHLTLINVCFSNLPTQTAAASTRGSITSFFAPSTSPQTSTQSQIDSSMSASGADDRLGSPSIMTPLTPENTAESTPGRDAASRQARHTRSASVSAEASQPVTTSHSSTCSYGGDSKISATHRLPPNVDPQVFSELPANLQRELMREWEQRMPVLKIPAASRKPGREAKDKKGSGTGSQANSLLNYFKPA
- the poli gene encoding DNA polymerase iota isoform X2; translation: MIRNPALRDVPLGIQQKYIIVTCNYVARQQGVTKLMSVTNAREKCPQLVLVKGEDLTHYREMSYQVTDLLLSFCPLVERLGFDENFVDITEMIANRLPCTPDFSFEGHVYSTSREVAEAKANNHPELALGSHIAAELREAIHAKLGLTGCAGVATSKLLAKLVSGTFKPNQQTTLLPENVDDIMGSLSGLRKIPGVGHQTAKRLQVLGLITVRDLQLFPLTELARDLGSPCATRLKNLSLGMDDSPVTPTGAPQSLSDEDSFKKMTCMKEVMDKIQQLLSSLVERMRKDGRQPQTFRLSVRKYSASNKWYSRESRQCPIPNHVKQKITSASSDDTPAVLLSLAMNLFSKMVDTAAPFHLTLINVCFSNLPTQTAAASTRGSITSFFAPSTSPQTSTQSQIDSSMSASGADDRLGSPSIMTPLTPENTAESTPGRDAASRQARHTRSASVSAEASQPVTTSHSSTCSYGGDSKISATHRLPPNVDPQVFSELPANLQRELMREWEQRMPVLKIPAASRKPGREAKDKKGSGTGSQANSLLNYFKPA